A window of Ananas comosus cultivar F153 linkage group 4, ASM154086v1, whole genome shotgun sequence contains these coding sequences:
- the LOC109709123 gene encoding WRKY transcription factor 55-like, translated as MDATLVQILEACNLAKALEAELATLQNHPHYLLSSCERVVEAFHKAIESMRSLYPSPLAASAGLLYGGGEGSSRGGSRMQEVNILDTRALEGADNPFFGRGPEETTALGLPQLGLEIQMPGAMAPAAAATAELAGAPGYTGGPQTEVRPFRGRRAEAEGPPRQPRIPAGSPRRVRAVRTGNSVHPPDDGYTWRKYGQKNILGSRYPRSYFRCTHRNFYGCEAKKRVQLLDDDPYTYEVTYCGTHTCLTSTTPLLVPPLPLPTTIITTIATTTTATGPTVPFTSGGPSMGNPEGPTAASLAEAMMITGQAPPLSTSIQLGSWLTRGLEGGSSHSGPSHAQGGGGSRDAEWPVADLADAMFNSGSSGSSMDAIFPSTRQDNQNN; from the exons ATGGATGCAACCCTAGTTCAGATCCTAGAAGCTTGCAATTTAGCCAAGGCGCTTGAAGCGGAGCTCGCGACGTTACAAAACCATCCCCACTACCTCTTGAGCTCGTGCGAGAGGGTCGTCGAAGCTTTCCACAAAGCCATCGAATCGATGCGATCTCTGTATCCCTCGCCTTTAGCTGCGAGTGCAGGTTTGCTCTACGGAGGAGGCGAAGGGAGCTCCCGCGGCGGAAGCCGAATGCAAGAAGTGAATATTCTCGACACTCGAGCCTTAGAGGGGGCGGATAATCCGTTCTTCGGTCGCGGGCCGGAGGAAACTACTGCGCTGGGCCTGCCGCAGCTCGGCCTGGAGATCCAGATGCCAGGGGCGatggcgccggcggcggcggcgacggcagaGCTTGCTGGCGCTCCAGGCTACACCGGCGGCCCTCAGACGGAGGTCAGGCCCTTCCGAGGCCGCCGAGCGGAGGCGGAGGGCCCGCCGCGGCAGCCGAGGATACCTGCAGGGTCTCCCAGGAG GGTACGCGCCGTTAGAACAGGAAACAGCGTTCACCCTCCAGACGATGGGTACACGTGGCGCAAGTACGGCCAAAAAAATATCCTCGGATCACGATATCCGAG GAGCTACTTCAGGTGCACCCATCGGAACTTCTACGGTTGCGAGGCGAAGAAGCGGGTCCAGCTGCTCGACGACGACCCCTACACGTACGAGGTCACGTACTGCGGCACCCACACCTGCCTCACCTCGACCACGCCCCTCCTCGTGCCCCCCCTACCTCTCCCTACTACCATCATCACCACCATTGCTACCACCACGACTGCTACTGGCCCCACCGTGCCCTTCACTAGCGGTGGGCCCAGCATGGGCAACCCAGAAGGGcccaccgccgcctccctcgCGGAGGCAATGATGATCACGGGCCAGGCGCCACCCCTCTCGACCTCGATCCAGCTCGGTAGCTGGCTCACACGCGGGCTCGAGGGCGGGAGCTCGCACTCGGGGCCTTCGCATGCGCAAGGGGGCGGCGGTAGTAGAGACGCGGAGTGGCCCGTGGCGGATCTCGCGGACGCCATGTTCAATTCGGGGAGTAGTGGGAGTAGCATGGATGCTATTTTTCCATCTACAAGGCAAGATAATCAGAATAATTAG